TAGAAGCCCGCGGCGACGGCCAGACGGCCCTGCTCCGGGGAGCCGGAGAAGCAGTGCATCACGCCGGGCAGGCCGGTCGGGGTCCAGTGCTCGGCGATCAGCGCCAGCAGGTCGTCCCAGGCGTCGGCCGGCTCGTACTTTGCCTTGGCTTCGGGCTTGGCCAGCTCGCTGGTGCGGCAGTGGATGAGAATAGGCTTGCGCGCGGCGGCGGCGACCTTCATCTGGGCCACAAAGGCGGCCTTCTGCGTGGGTATGTCGGGGTTATCGAGATGGTAATAGTCAAGCCCAATCTCGCCGATGGCAATGCACTTTGGATCGGAGGCCAGCTCGGCCAGCAGTGCCAGATTCTCCGGCGTGGCCTGATGGGCCTCCTGCGGGTGAATGCCCGCGCTGGCGAAGACGCTGGCGTGGGTGCGGGCAAAGTCGAGCGCGCGGTGCATGGTGCTGGGGCCGTCGCCGATGCCGATGGCAAGCATGGAGCCGACTCCGGCGGCGTGGGCGCGGGCCAGGACGGCTTCGGGATCGTCGTAGAAGTCGATGTGGGCGTGCGAGTCAATAAGCATGGTTTTCTTAGGTTACAGGGTCGGAGCACAGGGTAAAATCGGCGCGTGGACCCTATGGACCCTTCTATCGACCCGTTTGACCAACCCGTAAAGACGGTAGGCGGCGCGCTCGGCGGCTGGCTGCGTGCGACGGCCCTCGATGGGCTGATCGTCTGCGTGCTGTGGCTGATTGGGCTGGAGCTGCTGCACGTGCCCTGGGCTCCGCTGTGGGCGCTGGTGGGCGGGCTGATGCAGTTCATCCCCGGCGTGGGCGGGATGCTGGCCGTGGCTGGGCCTGCAATCGCCACCGCATTATCGGGTGGAGAGGACACGCTCTTCCGGCTGTCGATGGTGCTGGGGCTGTACGGCGTGATCGCGATCCTGGACGGCCTTGTAATCAACCCGTACGTGCTGCACCGGACGACGCTGGTGCCGTGGTGGGCGGCGTTCCTGGGACCGATCGTGCTGGGCTTCCTGATCCCCCCGTGGGGCGTATTGATCGCGCCGCCGCTGCTGGCGGTGATCTTCGCCTTCCGGGGGCAGCAGAAGCCTCGTTAGCCGCCGAGCCGGTAGCGCGTCTCCGAGAGCCGGAAGAGCGGCCGCCAGACCAGGCGGTTGGTCGTAACGACCATCAGGGCCATCACGATGGTGGCCAGCAGCAGGATCTGGAACTGCCCGCCGTCGGTCGCCCCGCTGATAACCGCTCCGAGGCCCGTTGTCTGCATGGTCTGGCCTTTCAGGTGGAAGTACTCGGCGATGATGCTGGCGTTCCACGCCCCACCCGAGGCCGTCACCAGCCCGGTGATGAGGAAGGGGAAGATTCCCGGCAGGATCACCGTCTGCCAGCGCTGGAGCTGACTGAAGCGGAAGAGCGTCGCGACTTCTTTGAGGTCGGTGGGGATGGCCATCGCGCCCGCGATGACGTTGAACAGGATGTACCACTGCGTACCCAGCATCATCAGCGCGATGGAGCCGATGCCCAGCCCGCCGCCGATGCGGATGAGCGCCAGCAGGATGACCGGAAAGAGCGCCGGGGCGGGCACGGAGGCGACAATTTGCACGACCGGCTGGGCGATCCGAGCAAGTTTAGGGTGGAAGCCGATGGCGACGCCGACCGGGATCGTCCACAGCGAGGCGAGCAGCAGCGAGAGGTTGACGCGCAGGAAGGTGGCGAGCGCGCCCTTGCCTACTTGCAGATACTCCGCGCCGCTGACCTGCCGCAGCAGGATGAGCGCGTGACCCGCGGCGAAGATTACTCCAGCGCAGGCGGCGACCATAATCGCGCCGCGTCCGGTTGTCAGCAGACTCTCTGAGGTCCCGTTAGCCTTGACGGCAGGCGCGGCCTCCAACTGGGCGACACGCTCGCGCCGCCGCCGGGCCAGGGCGATGTAGATCTTCTCGCGCAGCGGGGTGGTGGTGCGCAGGCGCAGCGCCTTGATGGCGTTCGAGTGCGTCAGCAGGTGCAGCAGCGGAGAGTTGACCCGCTGCGAGGACTCGACCTGCTCAAATTTAAACTTGTCGCTCCACGCGATGATGGGCCGCCAGATGAGCTGGTCGGTGGCCACGATGATGGCGATCATCGTAGCCAGCCCCCACAGGATCGCCGGGCCGTTGCCGGTGCCCGCGGCGGTCTGGAGGTACGAGCCGAGGCCGGGCAGGCGGAAGTCGCGCGTGCCCAGCACGAACATCTCGCAGGCCATCAGGAAGAACCAGCCGCCCGCGACGGACATGATCGAGTTCCAGATGAGGCCGATGGCGGCGTAGGGCAGCTCGAGCTGCACCAGCCGTTGCAGCGGCGAGAAGCGGTTGATGTCGGCGGCCTCGCGCAGCTCCTTGGGGATGCTCTTGATGGAGGAGTAGAAGCTGAAGGCCATGTTCCAGACCTGGCCGGTGAAGATGAGCACGATGGCCCCCATCTCGACGCCGAGCTGGCGGGTGGGGAAGAGAGCGACCATCGCCAGCATGACGCCGGGCAGGAAGCTGAGCACCGGGATCGACTGCAGGATATCGAGCGCGGCGATCATCAGCGGCTCCAGCCGCTTGCTGTACGCCGCCACGTAGCCGTAGCCCACCGCGAAGAACAGCGAGAGCAGGTAGGCCAGCCCGATGCGCACCACGGAGTAGAAGGCGTAGAGCGGCAGCGCACGCGGGCTCTGCGAGATGATGACCTCCGGCTCCGACCGCCCTGCCCAGAACATGGCGATGCGCACGATGCCGTAGAAGGCCGCGAGCGCGATGGCGGCGACGGTGAGATCGAGCAGGAAGGGCCAGCTACGGGCCAGTACCTGGCTGCGGGCCAGCGTCTCGCGGCTCGAGCTTTCACGCGGAGGCCGGTTGATGAAGCTCCTGTGCAGCGGCGTCATGCGTCCATCTCCTCCTCGTCCGCGGCGTCGTGCTGGGGCTTCGCGGGCAGGATGAAGCGGTGGCGGGAGGCATCGAAGTCGAACAGCTCGGCGTAGCGGCCCCAGTTGATGGCAGTTTCGAGCTGGCGCAGGGTCTCCTCTTCGCTGAACTGCTCATCGAGCACATCGTGGAAGAACTCCTCGTGGACGGTACCGTCGCTCTTGGCCTCGAGCGCGCGCACGATCTGGCGCAGCAGCAGCACGTTCTCGACGGCGGCGGTACGGAAGAGCTGCTTCTGCCGCAGGATCTCGGAGTTGGCGTACTCGGCCCCGGAGGATGTGATGGCGGCGTCGCCCTCGGTGACGGTGAGGAAGCCGAGGAGCTGGGCGGCATCGACGATGGGGAGCAGGTCGTCGATCTCAAAGGCGAGGTCGTCGGCGAGCCGATAGATATCGTCCTTGCCGTTGTGGTCGATCAGCAGCTCCAGCAGTCCGGCGATGCCTCCTGGGCGAGCGTGGGGGAGCATCTGGTAACTGGGAGGGCGCTGGGCACGGGAGAGCTTCCCGGCGGGCGTCTGGGGCAGCTCAGGTGGCTGCGCGTCGGGCTGTGTGAGCACCTTGTAGATGTAATCGACCAGTTGGGTGAAGGCCGGGGCCTTGCGGTCGCGCGGATGGGGCAGCCCCACCTTGAAGTCGGTGCGGACGTGGCCGGGGTTGCGCCCCAGCACGATGATGCGGTCGGCCAGCAGCACCGCTTCTTCGATGTTGTGGGTGACGATGAAGATGGAGCGGGTGGGGATGGTGTTGTTCTCCCACAGCTCCAGCAGCTCAGAGCGCAGGTTCTCGGCCGTCAGGACGTCCAGGGCGGAGAAGGGCTCATCCATGAAGAGAACTTCCGGCTCGACGACGAGGGCACGGGCGAACCCCACGCGCTGCCTCATTCCGCCCGAAAGCTCCTTGGGGTAGGCGGCCTGGAAGCCGTCGAGACCGACCGTGTCGAGGATCTTGAGGCTCTGGCGGCGGCGCTCCGACGCCTCGATGCCGCGAGCCTTCAGCGGCGCTTCGACGTTCTCAAGCACGGTGAGCCAGGGGAAGAGCGCGAAGCTCTGGAAGACGATGGAGACGTTGACCTCGGTGGAGGCGATAGGGCGCTCGTGCCAGTAGACCTGGCCCGCGGAGGGCGCGGAGAGGCCCGCGAGCATCCGCAGGAGGGTCGATTTTCCAGAGCCGGAGGGTCCGAGCAGCGCGACGATCTCGCCCGCCACGATGGAGAGATTGGTCGGCGAGATGACCTGTATCCGGTTTTCGCTCGGCTGAGCGTAGTACTTCTCGACTGCTTCCGCGCGGATGATTGCTTCCTGCATATCAGAATCTCGTATGTTGGCTTTAGGGGCAGAGTCCCGGCGTGCGCTTTGCGGCCGGGAGAGCCGAAGTGTCCTGACAAGATACTTGGCGGCGTTTGCCCCTCGCACAGCGTAACATCAGAATACTGATATAACGGTAATGTGTCTGGCGGATCGGCGAACCAGACTCTTATGAACTTTCAACACGACCTTGGGGACCTTCAGAATGCCGGAATCTGCTTCCGTTAATAAGCCAAAACCACGCGTACTCGTTGCTGATGATGAGCAGGTGATCGCTAATACGCTCGCCATCATCCTCAATCAGGCGGGCTTTGAGGCGCGTGCCGTTTACAGTGGCGAAAAGGCGATCGAAGCTCTCGAATCCTTCTCTCCGGATATGCTCATCTCCGACGTCATCATGACCGGGATGACGGGCATCGAGGCGGCGATCGCGACGCGCAAGAAGCTGCCCAACTGCAAGATTCTGCTTTTTTCGGGACAGGCCGCGACAGCCGATTTGCTGGAAAAGGCGCGGACGGAAGGGCACGAGTTCGAGATTCTCGCTAAGCCCGTGCACCCGACGGACCTGCTGGCCAAGCTGAGGCGCTAAAAACTCTGTTCACAGGCCTGCCGCGAAGATCTTTCATTCCGGCCAACGGGAGGACAGCGCGAAGTTTTAAGAAGGTGTGTGAACGCCCGTCCCGAGCGCGGCGGGTTCGTCCGGCAGGACAGGTCTTTTCCGCTCTTTAACCTTCACCGCGGGAGCGCCCGCATATACCCCCCAGGGCTCCAGGTTGCGGGTTGCGACCGAGGCCAGCCCCAACACCGCTCCCTCCCCCACATTGACTCCAGGAGCCACTGAGGCCCGCGCACAGACCCAGGAGTAAGCCCCAAAGCTCATCTCATAGGCGAGCAGGGGGAAGGCCGGATCGTCGAAGTCATGGGTCGCCCCGCAGAGATAGGCATCCTGGGAGACGATCATGTGCGAGCCGAATCGCATCGGCGCGGGATTGTAGATCTCGGCCCCGTCCGCAGCCGTCACCTGGTCCGCGCAGATCAGGTTCCAGGGAGCCCAGACCTTCGATCCGGGATAGAAGTGGCAGTTCGGCCCCATCTTCGCGCCAAACGCCCTTAGCAGCAGCGTCCGCCACGCGTGAAACGGACGCGGCGAAAGGCGGTACAGGAGCAGCCAGCATAGGTTCCAGAACATGCGTCTCAGGCGGGTTTCGAAGCTGAAAGCAGGACGCAGATAAGCGTCTTCCGCCGTATCTGCCGAGATGTGCTCTGCCGCGTTGTAGCTTGCCTGCTTGGCCATGACGGCTATGCCTCAGTCACCGCTTTGGGGTAGTTGCGCTCGGCCTGGGCCTCTCCGATGAGGCGAATGATCGTCTCGGCGTTCCGCTGCATATCGTAGCGTTCGTCGAAGCAGACCAGCGCCCGTTCGCTCATCGCCTGCCGCTCTGCGGAGGGAGTGGCGATCCAGCGGGAGAGCAGGTTCTCGGTTCCGGACTGTGTGTCGGGCTCCATCAGCCCGGCGCCGTACTCGGCGATCTCCGGGGCGATGTTGACCTGGTCCGAGAGCAGCGCGGGCCTGCCGCAGGCCAGCGCCTCGGCTACCGCGATACCGAAGTTCTCCTGGTGCGAGGGCAGAATAAACGCCTCACAGGCACGAAAAGCGCCCCATTTGACGTTGCCCTTCAACATTCCCGGCCAGTGGACGCGGTCTTCGAGACCGCCCTTGCGGACGATCTCCTTTAGATCTTTGCCCCAGCCTTGCTGGTCGGGACCGGCCATGACCAGGTGCAACTCAGGATCCTGCCCGGCGAGCTTGACGAATGCCTCGATCAGCAGATCGCAGCCTTTTTTGCGGTGGATACGCCCGAGATACAGGATGAAGCGCTTCCCGCGAACCTCCGGGCATACGTTGTAGAACTCCTCGACCTGCTCGCCTACGGCGGTGCCTGTCGCCGGACGGCTGGCGCCATAGGGAACGGTGTGCCCGGTCCAGCGATGCAGCCAGAAGCTCTGCTCGGCGAGGCGGCTCTCCGCCCGCGTGGTAAACAGTACCCGGTAGGCCCCGCGCAACACCCAGTACTCCGCCAGCGCCCAGTAGACCCACTTTTTCATGTGCTTGAGCGGGAACTTGCGCTTGAAGTAGGGATCGAGCATCCCGTGGCAGAAGACGAGGTAGGGTTTTTTCCCCTCGAGCGCTTGTTTGGCTGCCCGCCCGCCGTAGGTCCACAGCCCATTGACCACGATGCCGTCGAAGCGATGGCGGTTCTGCTTGATCCAGGGGACGAGCTTGCTGTTGTACGCGTAGGTGGTGGAGACAGGGCCGAGCGCGTGGACAGGGAAGGGCAGGCTCTTGAGGAAGGGTGCATTGGGATCGTCGGACGATACCACCTCGCCGTCGTAGCCGATAGATTTGAAGCTCATCAGTACCCGTACCGACTCAGACGGCCCTCCGGCATCAGGATTGACGGTCGCCATGACGTGAAGAATGCGCATAATCTCCCCTGAAGTGCTCCGGCCTCGCGAAGCTGCCGATCTTGCCTGTATGACTTTGAGAGAGGCGGCTGCAAGAGGCAGCGCCACGTCTTCTGAACGTGCGCTGCCCATGACTCGGTCTCATGTTAGCGGCTGTTGATGAGCGCGTAAGAAAGAATGGATGCTGCGCCCAGTACGGTGCCAAGACCACCGGACTTGATCGCCGCCTTGATGGGGACAGACGGCAGGAAGATAATATCGTCTGCCTGCAGCACTGGATCGGGCTCTTTGCCGCGCAGCACCTTCAGGATATTCACCTGGATCATCTTGCGCTCCAGACCGATCGTGCGCACGATGCGAAGATCGTTATTACGAGCCTCATAGCCGACGCCGCCGCTCAGTGCGGCGACCTGCATCAGGGTCAGGGGCGAGTTCTGCACGAGAGGGATCGCCCCCTGGGTTTTGAAGGCACCCACAACGTAGACGACGCCGATGCGGGAGACGATGATCGTATCCCGAGGGAAGATAGGGATGTTGGCTTTAGCGGCGGTCTCCGGGTCGGTGCCGATGTCGACCACGATCGGCTTGGGTTGGCCCGACCGCAGGATGGTAATGATATGGCTCGCCGATGGCGGCAGGGTTGAACCGCCGCCGCCTCCGGCTGTGGCTTGTCCGTAGGTCGCTCCGAGGTTGTTTAGATTGGATGCGTTGCCGCTTCCTCCCGCCGCTGCCAGAATATCGAACAGGTGGCGCTCGCCAAGGACCGGAATCACTGCGTGCATCTCTCCGGTGATTGTGACGAACTGGCCGGGAGCATCTATCAGCTGAATCACGACCTGAGGATTGCGGTACATTCCGGCATCCTTCAGACGCTTCGCGATTAGCAGTTGTGCCTCGGTAATGGTCAAGCCGTTCAGGTTGACGCTACCGATGAGGGGTAGCAGAACCGTTCCATCGATTGCCACACGCATGCTGTAGTCATAGTCAGGAGTCGCGAACAGGTGGATCGCCAGCCCATCTCCAGGAAGGATCTGAAGATCCCGAGGCCCAGGATATAAGATCGCAGGATCGGTGGTGGGTGGAGACATGACAGGCGCGACGGAAGGCGCGCTGAGCGAGGGGCCGCTGAACTGCGCGTGTCCAAGGTTGGTCAGGCTGGACAGCATACAGGCGAACAAGACGCCCTTCAGAAGCCGCCGCGATATTGGAGTCATCTTAGGCATCATCATCGGTTGCCCTTCTTCCCGTTGCGGTGCTCGGTCGGAGCCCCCTTGGACTCCCAGCCCGAGGAATCGACGCTGGTGTAGGAGTATCCGGAGTAGCCGTAGTAACCGTAGTACTCGGGCGAGTTCAGATCGACCGCGTTGAGGACGATACCGGAGAGCGGTGCGCCCGAGCGTACGAGTAGATCGCGCGCCCGTCGTACCACGGGCTTGCTGGACTTGCCGTGGCGTATGACGAGCACCGTGATATCCGACTGGCGCGCCAGCAGCACGCCGTCCGTCACCGACAGGATCGGAGGCGAGTCGATGATGACGTATCCATACATCTGGCCGGCCTTGGCGAGCAGTTGGGACATGGACTCGGAGCTCAACATCTCGGTAGGGAAGGGAGGTACCGGCCCACTGGCCAGAACATCCAGGTTGGGTACCTCGGGCACATTCTGAACGGAGTTCTCGAGGGTCGAGGAGCCGCTGAGAATAGTGCTGAGCCCCAGCTTGCCGGCCAGGCCGAAGCGGTGGTGAACGTTGGGCCGGCGCAGGTCGGCGTCGATCAGCAGCACGCGGGCATCTCCCTGCGCCATCACGGTCGCTAGGTTGGTGGCCGCCGTCGTCTTGCCTTCCGATGGCGTCGCGCTGGTGAACAGGATGTACTTCGGTTCGCGGCCCTCGCTCATGGAGAGCAGCAGTGCGGTCCGCAGAGAGCGGAAGGACTCCGTGAACTGGGACTTGGGCTGGGTCAGCACGTTGATGTTGCGCTCCACGGTCGTCATGCCCGCAAGCTGCTCGGCTGTGGAGCGGCGCGACCGGGGAATGATGGCCAGCGACGGCAGCTCGGTGATCGCTTCAATCTCCGCGATGCTGCGCAGGCCGGTGTCGAGATTCTCCAGCAGGAAGGCGAGGAGGACGCCGATAATCAGAGCGACGAGGCTGGCAAGCAGCAGGTCGAACGACTTCGAGCGCATCGTCGGTCGTGCCGGTGGAATGGCCTGGTCGACGATATCGACCTCCATCGACTCGAGCCCAGCCTCGACGCCCGCCGAGCGCAGTCGCTGCAGAAGCCCTTCGTAGAGCGTCCGGTCAGACTCAAACTCGCGCTGCCGCAAGGTGTATTCCACCAGGTCGTCCCGCATCTTGTACGCGGCTGTCTTCTGCGCTTCGAGGACGGATTCAGTCTGGGTCTGGTTGGACTTCGCCAGCTCAAAGTTTTGCTTTGCCTGCTCCAGCAGCCGATTTTGCTCGGCGGTGACCTCTTTGGACAGTTCGTCAATCTGAGCCCTGGACGCCAGCGCCTGGGGATGATTGACCCCGAGCGTGCCTTCCAGCATGGCGTAGTTCGACTTCGCAGTGGCCAGCGACTGGCGCAGCGAGGTGAGAGCGGGCGGAGGGAGATTGTTTATGCCCGGATTCATGGGGATGTCAATCGAGCCTTCCATGGCGTCCGGATCCATGCCCGCGAGCAGCCGGTAGCGCGCCTCCGAGACGATTCGCTGTAGACGAGCGACTCCGGCAGCCTTCTGTAGATCCTCGATGGCGGCGGCGATCTCGTCGTGGCTGCTATCGACTCCCAGTACGCCGAGCTTCCTCTGCAAGTCCAGCATCCGCTGCTGCGAGGTCTCGACCTTCTGCTTCAGGTCATCGAGCTGTCCCGACAGCCACTGCGACACCCGCTGTGTGGAGGCAAAGCGGCTCTCATAGCTGCGCTGGATGTAATCGGCGATCAGCTTATTGACGATGTCTGCCGACAGCTTGGCGTTCAGGCTGCTGTAGCTGATCTTGATGATGTCGGTCTTGGGGACCAGGGCAACCGTCAGGTTTCCCTTCAGGGTCTTGATGACACCTTCGCGCACCGCCAGATCATCCATGCTCTTGTGCTGGATGGGGTCACGGGTTTCGAGGAAATCCGGGTTATTGACCAGATTCAGCTCGCGCGCGAGCGATGCCATCAGACTGTCGCTCTGCAGGATGGAAACCTCGGACTGCAGCTTGGTCTGGGAGTCTTCGTCTCCCCCCATGGCGGCTGTGGCGACGTTCATCTTGTATTCGCTGGCGGAGCTGGAGGAGTGAACCTGGATTCTACCGGTGGCCACGTACAGACGCGGCTCGGTAAAACCTCGATACAAGCCTCCCAGTACGCCGAGAATGATGGCGACGATGAGGACCCAGCGCCGTTTGCGCAAGACAACCAGCGCTTCGGAGAGGGTTGTATCAGTTGATTCGGGAGCGCTGAAGGAGAAGGTGGGGCGGGGAGCTCCTACAGCGGTGGCGTCTTGACTGGCATCCGGCGTCATGTGCCCCGATTCTAAACGACTTCATGTAAATCTGAAAGCAATGCTGTCGTAGTTGGGTCAATGATTTCATAAAGACTCGATCAATTCTCCGATCCGCGTCTCGCTCCATTCTCCTGTGAGATCAAATTGGCTTCGCGTCCGTTACACTACAAAGGCTCGAACCGATTTTCTGGAAAAAGAATACTGAGAGAGCCTTTACTGATATGAGCAAGAAAATAC
This is a stretch of genomic DNA from Granulicella sp. WH15. It encodes these proteins:
- a CDS encoding TatD family hydrolase, which encodes MLIDSHAHIDFYDDPEAVLARAHAAGVGSMLAIGIGDGPSTMHRALDFARTHASVFASAGIHPQEAHQATPENLALLAELASDPKCIAIGEIGLDYYHLDNPDIPTQKAAFVAQMKVAAAARKPILIHCRTSELAKPEAKAKYEPADAWDDLLALIAEHWTPTGLPGVMHCFSGSPEQGRLAVAAGFYLSFAGNLTYPSAVGIRQAAVEAPADRILVETDSPFLAPIPHRGQTNEPAFVVHTAAALAELRDLSPEKLAQLTTTNFRTLFPTTQN
- a CDS encoding AI-2E family transporter — encoded protein: MDPSIDPFDQPVKTVGGALGGWLRATALDGLIVCVLWLIGLELLHVPWAPLWALVGGLMQFIPGVGGMLAVAGPAIATALSGGEDTLFRLSMVLGLYGVIAILDGLVINPYVLHRTTLVPWWAAFLGPIVLGFLIPPWGVLIAPPLLAVIFAFRGQQKPR
- a CDS encoding ABC transporter permease subunit, whose product is MTPLHRSFINRPPRESSSRETLARSQVLARSWPFLLDLTVAAIALAAFYGIVRIAMFWAGRSEPEVIISQSPRALPLYAFYSVVRIGLAYLLSLFFAVGYGYVAAYSKRLEPLMIAALDILQSIPVLSFLPGVMLAMVALFPTRQLGVEMGAIVLIFTGQVWNMAFSFYSSIKSIPKELREAADINRFSPLQRLVQLELPYAAIGLIWNSIMSVAGGWFFLMACEMFVLGTRDFRLPGLGSYLQTAAGTGNGPAILWGLATMIAIIVATDQLIWRPIIAWSDKFKFEQVESSQRVNSPLLHLLTHSNAIKALRLRTTTPLREKIYIALARRRRERVAQLEAAPAVKANGTSESLLTTGRGAIMVAACAGVIFAAGHALILLRQVSGAEYLQVGKGALATFLRVNLSLLLASLWTIPVGVAIGFHPKLARIAQPVVQIVASVPAPALFPVILLALIRIGGGLGIGSIALMMLGTQWYILFNVIAGAMAIPTDLKEVATLFRFSQLQRWQTVILPGIFPFLITGLVTASGGAWNASIIAEYFHLKGQTMQTTGLGAVISGATDGGQFQILLLATIVMALMVVTTNRLVWRPLFRLSETRYRLGG
- a CDS encoding nitrate/sulfonate/bicarbonate ABC transporter ATP-binding protein → MQEAIIRAEAVEKYYAQPSENRIQVISPTNLSIVAGEIVALLGPSGSGKSTLLRMLAGLSAPSAGQVYWHERPIASTEVNVSIVFQSFALFPWLTVLENVEAPLKARGIEASERRRQSLKILDTVGLDGFQAAYPKELSGGMRQRVGFARALVVEPEVLFMDEPFSALDVLTAENLRSELLELWENNTIPTRSIFIVTHNIEEAVLLADRIIVLGRNPGHVRTDFKVGLPHPRDRKAPAFTQLVDYIYKVLTQPDAQPPELPQTPAGKLSRAQRPPSYQMLPHARPGGIAGLLELLIDHNGKDDIYRLADDLAFEIDDLLPIVDAAQLLGFLTVTEGDAAITSSGAEYANSEILRQKQLFRTAAVENVLLLRQIVRALEAKSDGTVHEEFFHDVLDEQFSEEETLRQLETAINWGRYAELFDFDASRHRFILPAKPQHDAADEEEMDA
- a CDS encoding response regulator; amino-acid sequence: MPESASVNKPKPRVLVADDEQVIANTLAIILNQAGFEARAVYSGEKAIEALESFSPDMLISDVIMTGMTGIEAAIATRKKLPNCKILLFSGQAATADLLEKARTEGHEFEILAKPVHPTDLLAKLRR
- a CDS encoding putative colanic acid biosynthesis acetyltransferase; the protein is MAKQASYNAAEHISADTAEDAYLRPAFSFETRLRRMFWNLCWLLLYRLSPRPFHAWRTLLLRAFGAKMGPNCHFYPGSKVWAPWNLICADQVTAADGAEIYNPAPMRFGSHMIVSQDAYLCGATHDFDDPAFPLLAYEMSFGAYSWVCARASVAPGVNVGEGAVLGLASVATRNLEPWGVYAGAPAVKVKERKRPVLPDEPAALGTGVHTPS
- a CDS encoding glycosyltransferase, with product MRILHVMATVNPDAGGPSESVRVLMSFKSIGYDGEVVSSDDPNAPFLKSLPFPVHALGPVSTTYAYNSKLVPWIKQNRHRFDGIVVNGLWTYGGRAAKQALEGKKPYLVFCHGMLDPYFKRKFPLKHMKKWVYWALAEYWVLRGAYRVLFTTRAESRLAEQSFWLHRWTGHTVPYGASRPATGTAVGEQVEEFYNVCPEVRGKRFILYLGRIHRKKGCDLLIEAFVKLAGQDPELHLVMAGPDQQGWGKDLKEIVRKGGLEDRVHWPGMLKGNVKWGAFRACEAFILPSHQENFGIAVAEALACGRPALLSDQVNIAPEIAEYGAGLMEPDTQSGTENLLSRWIATPSAERQAMSERALVCFDERYDMQRNAETIIRLIGEAQAERNYPKAVTEA
- a CDS encoding polysaccharide biosynthesis/export family protein, encoding MMMPKMTPISRRLLKGVLFACMLSSLTNLGHAQFSGPSLSAPSVAPVMSPPTTDPAILYPGPRDLQILPGDGLAIHLFATPDYDYSMRVAIDGTVLLPLIGSVNLNGLTITEAQLLIAKRLKDAGMYRNPQVVIQLIDAPGQFVTITGEMHAVIPVLGERHLFDILAAAGGSGNASNLNNLGATYGQATAGGGGGSTLPPSASHIITILRSGQPKPIVVDIGTDPETAAKANIPIFPRDTIIVSRIGVVYVVGAFKTQGAIPLVQNSPLTLMQVAALSGGVGYEARNNDLRIVRTIGLERKMIQVNILKVLRGKEPDPVLQADDIIFLPSVPIKAAIKSGGLGTVLGAASILSYALINSR
- a CDS encoding polysaccharide biosynthesis tyrosine autokinase, translated to MTPDASQDATAVGAPRPTFSFSAPESTDTTLSEALVVLRKRRWVLIVAIILGVLGGLYRGFTEPRLYVATGRIQVHSSSSASEYKMNVATAAMGGDEDSQTKLQSEVSILQSDSLMASLARELNLVNNPDFLETRDPIQHKSMDDLAVREGVIKTLKGNLTVALVPKTDIIKISYSSLNAKLSADIVNKLIADYIQRSYESRFASTQRVSQWLSGQLDDLKQKVETSQQRMLDLQRKLGVLGVDSSHDEIAAAIEDLQKAAGVARLQRIVSEARYRLLAGMDPDAMEGSIDIPMNPGINNLPPPALTSLRQSLATAKSNYAMLEGTLGVNHPQALASRAQIDELSKEVTAEQNRLLEQAKQNFELAKSNQTQTESVLEAQKTAAYKMRDDLVEYTLRQREFESDRTLYEGLLQRLRSAGVEAGLESMEVDIVDQAIPPARPTMRSKSFDLLLASLVALIIGVLLAFLLENLDTGLRSIAEIEAITELPSLAIIPRSRRSTAEQLAGMTTVERNINVLTQPKSQFTESFRSLRTALLLSMSEGREPKYILFTSATPSEGKTTAATNLATVMAQGDARVLLIDADLRRPNVHHRFGLAGKLGLSTILSGSSTLENSVQNVPEVPNLDVLASGPVPPFPTEMLSSESMSQLLAKAGQMYGYVIIDSPPILSVTDGVLLARQSDITVLVIRHGKSSKPVVRRARDLLVRSGAPLSGIVLNAVDLNSPEYYGYYGYSGYSYTSVDSSGWESKGAPTEHRNGKKGNR